A region of the Cydia strobilella chromosome 18, ilCydStro3.1, whole genome shotgun sequence genome:
CATCTAAGAGGTCATCACTTAAAGCTAGAAAGGCATAGGTCTCACAGTAACCCTTACaaacactttttgagcaaccgagtagtgagggcttggaacaaacttCCAGAAGATGTggtttcagcacaaaatgtgaaccagtttaaaagtaaattagacaagcataacactacacctaatactcgttcatgataactatatatctttatgattactggatacaggccatatcagttgccataactgcctgcctgcttattaaataataataataataaataaacaaatatttttttaaggccGTCCTCTAGCTGGCCCCGACCAGAAGACCGAAATTAACAAATTGCCCGAATCTTATGGCCAATTATGGCGTAATAAGGGTGACAGAGAaatatgcccgcaatttgcgaagtTCGGTGTTCACAGTAGGCCCTCAATCATGAGACGATttcgtttctttttttatttaattattgaacCTGCTTagaaaatttcacgaaaatcgtTTGAGAATTGAGACCTctagagaacatccggacatacgaaagcattttttcctaagctgaaacggagatcttcgctaacgctctgtcaactataaaaaaatcttggacatcagtccatacaatgttaatacaattatttcaactggtaaacaaaaaaaactaaacgaaAATCGGTTCATCCGTTTGGGAGCTACgatacacacattttaccactttggaagcgcaaactattcagtttagaaaaaaacgatattagaaacctcaatatcatttttgaagacttatccatagataccccacacgtacgggtgtgatgaaaaaaaattttttgagtcagttccaagtatgggaaACCtccaaaatgtattgttttatttttatttttgtgtgaaaatcttaatgcggttcacagaatacatctacttaccaagtttcaacagtatagttcttgtagtttcagagaaaagtggctgtgacatacggacggacagacagacagacatggcgaatctataagggttccgtttttgccatttggctacggaaccctaaaaaacaagttCTTCTATAGGTATAGCTGGTCTACAGTGACGAAcgtaaatttttaatttgtggCTCCGTTAAATATTTCGCAAGAGAACAAAGATAACAGATGCCCTGCAGTTTAGTCTGAAACAAAAGTGGAGGTGGGCAGGtcatgtagcaagatatcaggatcaaaggtggacaaatcttgtaacaaaatggccaggcccagctggaaagagaagagcgggaaggcaaagaaaaagatgggcagatgacattgtacaggctgcgggaaaaaaatggatggatgttgccaccgacaaagagaggtggagacagatggaggaggcttatacccttggggaccactaatgtgggataaagctaaataataaaaataataaatatttcgctttccaaaagggttccgtcaccttaaaagtttgagaaccgctggtcTACAGCTACACATACGATCTTACGATccaacccccttattcataaacgtctactaaagttgacaagccgttaaaataatcgtttgtcccttttcatCATACCTATACatcggaaagggacaaacgaatTAGCGGCTtatcaactttagtagacgtttacgaataagggggtatatCTACATAAATTCAGCCTTTAGATTCGACTTCAatgtaacaaagatagatataacgtttacgaataagggggtatatCTACATAGATTCAGCCTTTAGATTCGACTTCaatgtagcaaagatagatataactccgtaatagatggatacagtctaaggaaaaaacatgcctcgaaaataaagaaaatttgattctcgttcagagggcgctactagctttggcctactgtcgtatagatggcgttgacggtttcgtttgttatttaacaattttaacgcatatcagtaaaagaacatgggtcaaaaatcataaaaataattaatgcaaataaaaaaaatcatttatctatatttaaatacattttatcgtattgttgtaaatcttcatttttagttttaaagtgtgtcaacagatggcagtgaatttactggggttacaaaatttactatgacagtaccgctctagtataagttactctatgaatgtaggtaggtaagtgtAGCATagctgtgtgtgtgtatttgtATATACTCGTAGCTGCTAGCCTATTGTACCTAATGGTTGAAAACATCTGTTAGTGACTCATGCATGCAGATTgaacaagtttttttaaacatttggaAATGAAAGCGCAAATAAATGAGTTTCATTCATGCAAATATAGCGGTCCACAAAGAGCAAGCGAGAGCGAGGAAATtacctcgcgcgtatgctcgctatcGATATTCGGCATATTTTGCAAATtacgtattcggccgaatagttcggttcgAACTGCCTAATATTTActgaataaacaattttttaaggGCTTCCGCTatactctgtatctttaggtatttaaataaaagcaaaCAAACCATTTACTTATAACATTTATtggttaaccaaccaaatacaaAACCTCTTAGATCTGTCACTAAACGACCTGACTTTAACCTACATTATTTGATCATGTAATGCCTTCAACTACCCTCAACTGGCTTAAGgagccatttgagggtagattttgtttacttttatttaaatacctaaagatacagactgaaggggcccactgactatcagtccgcgcgacgatatcggcctgtccgttattcggaactgtcaaatttttgttctaactgacaggccgatatcgtccggcggactgggcCCTTTTATATAGGGTGGGTctgtgataaattctcttttcgtattgacgtctctcgttaaaatgcatttatcattgacCCCCCTATAGTTAGCGCAGATCCACTTCACGATCAGGTATGAGACGTTTTCGTTTCTTGTCATAAACATTCCCAGTAGTTCGGGAAGAGAACGGTCAAAAACACGTTATGAGTGCAGACCGCGGACCTGAATGAActtgttttcagcgtttttggCAATTTTAGCCCAACCGattattcggccgaatattcaaATCGGTATGAGctgaaccgaatattcgtattcggcccatctctagatTAGATTGTAATTATAGACGGTTAATAGTCTTGCAGCTATTTATCTGCCCTACAAATGCCAAAGGACATGTTATTGTTGTTGGCAGCTTTCTTTGTTATCACCTTGTTAGCGGATCGCGCGAATGATAACGCCAAGGTCGCGACAATGACTTCTAGTTACAAATTGTTCAACATTACATGTTGTTCAACTTGTTAAATCGGATTATGTTAAATGTGTTTTTCTTGGGTTTCATTTGGAACATAACATGAAACCTTAAGCGGCTCACGCTTCAGAATGCtccaaatcatcatcatcatatgaaCCTATATtgccccactgctgggcacagttCATCATGGGCACTGTGGAGCCTTCCATTTAACTTATTCATTAATTAACTTGACAAGTTAGGAAAGAATGTACCGCAAAATAAATAAGACTcggaaatatacaaaaaaaaaacaagccaaTATTGCAAAGAATTGGGCATTTTTGAATCTGGTTCAGTTTCCAAGGCATTCCTTGTGGTCTCGCTGGGCCCGGACCAAATATCTGATTACTCCCTGTaaagccttgacaatagagacgtgttcagatatttgtgaacaccttggccgcacTGATatacatatctgatggcgactgaacAAGTGTGGGGACAGATGGGAATACATCCAACAGATTCCTCAAATAACACCCCTGGTATTTGTGGTTTAAAGATGACAAGATTTATTCGTACTACGTTTTCACTTCGTGCATTTGGTCGCAGGTGAGGTCCGCGTGGACCCCAGCAAGGGTTCCGTAGGTTTCGGCTCCGGTCTTCACGGCTGGGCCTTCACGCTCAAGCAGTTCGCCGAGATGTACGCCGACAAGTTCAAGATCGACCTCGTCAAGCTCATGAACAGGTAATTAATAAAGCTGGGAAACATGTAAACATAAAAGAGATTACGTTTTAATATGCTACAAAGCGTCATCATGATTTGAAGCAGCATGCAACCTTGTGTCGCCCAATTTACATTACCttcattaaaacaaacaaaacatttctcgtaaatttttttaacaaaacaaattaaaaacaactaaacaattaaaaataaaactagatTCAAACTATCCTTAATTTTGAAAGGTGGGCGGCACGATAAAAAATTGTTAGATTGGATAAGTCAGATTCATGTCGAGATCTTATGCACTAAATTATCtgtaattaacatttatttgaTGAGATAAATTAACTCTAATTTACAGTAATAACTAgattatttaattcaaattgaaACTAAGATTTGAAAGCTATTAACTTGTGATTAGTTTATCAAAGTAGGTTGTTCACATTAATCACATTTATATTTCGTCCCGTTGATACTGGGTATAGATTTCTGTTCTATGCACCAGCGGCAAAAAGGACgaacattatttatttgtcccGTTGATACTGGGTAAAGACTGTTCTATACACCGGCGGCAGAAAAGGACGaacattataattatgattttcAATAAGTAGATTAGTCTGTTAACCTTCAGATTTTGAACAATACCCCAGAAACTGGTCGTCTATAGTTGCGTATAAAACAACCCGCTGGGCGGGTTGTCTGGCATCTGAGCAAAGTTCACGAATGCTTACCAGGCGGGTTCTCGGTAGTCagtgctatgaggcattctctacaggtcaaccttcgggcaaagcagaaaaTTTGTAAGCGGTACAAcattgtgattacaaaattcaACTTTCAAACGTATCCACAGACTGTGGGGTGAGAACTTCTTCAACGCCAAGACCAAGAAGTGGGCCAAGCAGAAGGACGCGGAGAACAAGCGCTCGTTCTGCATGTACGTGCTGGACCCCATCTACAAGGTGTTCGACGCCATCATGAACTTCAAGAAGGACGAGATCGAATCCCTGCTCACGAAGATCGGAGTCACAATCAAGCATGAGGATGCCGACAAGGACGGCAAGGCCCTCCTCAAGGTAACACAATCATTATTGTAAAACcagtggggggacactcctTCTTTCGGgctttctcggctccgttcggcttagCATTGCTCCGAACAATTATAAAGGTTGACACAATGCGACGTCTCTGTGCGGGCACAGATAAGACAATGacttttgacaaccctaaatagacGAAAGagatacattagaaagggacagcgtgatttgaccctgaatcgctgtcaaacttcggttttttaggtactattatttattctgtgataaaaCCAGGGTATGCCCTGGGGTTTTAGTTGCGGAAAAATTCGTAAAAACTATCAAAACAGAAACTAACATTTCCGACCTCAGTTGGAGCTTAACaacctatttttaattcaaagTTTGGTAACTGTTTTAcagttaaaaaattataaatacacgaaatcattTTTGCACCCAAAACTGATCATTGGTTATTCCTGATTCAATTGAATGCTTGTAATGTTATTATTAGCAAGGTTACAGGCAATGTCTAATTTGATGTATGACTTGACTAGAAACGAATCAATAAATAATCACATTGAGTAGtatcaaaatagttatttacgatacaagtgcggaaagtagaaaattcgcaacgagtggtgataaattaaaacgcaAACcaagagagtgttttaaattgacacgagttgcgaattacctattcgcacggttttacagtacatatggccctttaaattttcgatatAGGCACGGAAAGTGAAAGtggcaccatatgtactgtgaatgtctatttttattttgctacGTTGTATAAGCTGCAGTTAACTACAATCCAGTCCCAAGTGTTGCCAGTTGCTTACAATAGGTTTCTGGGTGTCAAAGTGGACTTACAGTATTAGTCTTTCCGGAATTGGTTGTAAACTATGTAGATTATGACCCCATTAATGGAAGATACACTTAAAGATTAAAATTAGAACCAGTAGGTATTAAAatcatcatcagcctactctcttccactgctggacataggcatctcctattgcacgccattgagcacgatttgcggcAACTCTGATCCAGTTCTTGCCAGCCACCTTGCGaaggtcatcgctccatctagtttgaGGGCGTCCTACGCTACGTTTGCCGATACGCGGTCTCCACTCGAGAACTCGTCTACCCCAACGGTTATCGGTTCTATGACCGGCCCATATTTTTTAGAAATTCTCTACTGTAAATTCCCTTCAGTCCtcgtacaaatattaaattggtAATGTTTTGTATAGGTTGTGATGAGGTCGTGGCTGCCCGCCGGAGAGGCGCTACTGCAGATGATCGCCATCCACCTGCCGTCGCCCGTGGTGGCACAGAAGTACCGTATGGAGATGTTGTACGAGGGACCCCATGACGATGAGGCCGCCATGGGTATCAAGGTaatcatataatattattataatcttTCGGTAAGTAAAGTGAGTGGTCAAATTTGTACACAGGACATTAAAAGAAATACCAATTTAACCCTTTGAAACCCACTCCTACCGTGCGCGGGGCGTCCTTATGGACCTTGTCGCAATGCACGAAGGTCGATATTGGgttgtagccgcgcgcgtccgttggcgtctttggcggtcaaagggtcaAGAGACTTATTTTAGTTTCGTCTAAATCAGTCCCAAGTGTTGCCAGTTACTTTAGTAAGTTTCTGGGTGTCAAAGTGGACTTAAATTATTTCTTTCCGGAATTGGTCGTGAACTCTATAGCTTATGACCCCATTAATGGAAGAAACATTTAAAATCACATCTTAttaataaacacaaaaaaaaacatcccgaatagattttctaattattttggTCGTTTCCAGTCGTGCGACCCCGAGGCTCCCCTCATGATGTACGTGTCCAAGATGGTGCCGACATCCGACAAGGGCCGTTTCTACGCCTTCGGCCGCGTGTTCTCCGGCAAGGTCATCACCGGACAGAAGGCCCGCATCATGGGCCCCAACTTCCAGCCCGGCAAGAAAGAGGTAAACATGCCAGTCATTAAAAATGGCGACCAAAGCTGCCATCTTGTTTTTACTTGAAATGTGCCTGGCCAAAGTGCCTCGCTATAGCGCGCTGCCCGctccggcggcggcgcgccgggaCAGCGCGGCGGCGCCGGGCACAGAGTACCCCTCGCCTGCTCGCCACGCTGCATACGGACCGCTATCCTTATGTCCCAGGACTGCTAGCTCCCGGGCAGGcgatacaattattattttaattcataTAAGCGCTTACACTTTCCTGCAGTCAGTAGACATGCTTATTTCATCTACTTTCTCTTTGAACAGGATGTGTATGAGAAGACCATCCAGCGTACCATCCTCATGATGGGTCGCTACGTGGAGGCCATCGAGGATGTGCCCTCCGGTAACATCTGTGGTCTGGTCGGAGTTGACCAGTTCTTGGTCAAGACCGGTACCATCACCACCTTCAAGAACGCCCACAACATGAaggtaattattaaattaatagttttcctctacaggtcgctTTTGTCAACttattttcgtgaaattttgtaagcaggttctataattatatagatttttttttgttaattcaaTTTATTGAAACTTCAGAATGGCGAAAAACTGGGTTCGCGCGGTCTACAACGTAATTCGAGCCACACCACAAGCGTTCTGATTATAATAGGAACCCTCTCATTGATCTATCCTCTTTAAACCTGTCCagatataatgatttttttgagTAGGTTCTTGGGCAAATCAATTTTTTGACCAAATCTGTCCACAACTTTTAAACTTCGTTTAAAAAATTTCACCTTTAAATAATGGCTTTCCTATGTTTCAGTTTATGGCGTGCCTATGCTATAACATTAAAGGTTCCAACTGTTAAACCTAATAAACAGAAAATACGTAAATTAGATGCGATTTCTTGGTAATTTTTAGTACCGCAAGAGACACAAAACTGTCGGACAAAGAGTTGATTTGCTCACTTGGCAGAAGTCCTTTTGATAGAAAACATTTAGAACACAAAGTTTAAACgttgttatttaatttgtcCAGGTGATGAAGTTCAGCGTGTCGCCCGTGGTGCGCGTGGCCGTGGAGCCCAAGAACCCCGCCGACCTGCCCAAGCTGGTGGAGGGGCTGAAGCGGCTGGCCAAGTCCGACCCCATGGTGCAGTGCATCAACGAGGAGTCCGGCGAGCACATCGTGGCCGGCGCCGGGGAGCTGCATCTTGAGATCTGTCTTAAGGTAACACAAACTCAACTATCCTGAATATTCATGATCCCACAGAACTGTTTATCAAGCCAGGAGTGCATTGCATAAAGGTGTAGCAACAGTAAGTAACTTACCTAGTTACTTACTATTAcacagtattttattttaattaggaGAAACAATATGTTATTGGCCAACGCCTACACATGCAGTTAAGTCAATAACTATTTTAAGTGAACGTGCTACCAAAATGCTTCAATTTATTATGCAATGAGTTTCTGGTTTATTAAAAGACCAATAAAGTTCATTAGCAACTTGTTAAATTTAAGTTCATGTAATGAACTTTTATTAATGTCACTAAAAAGAAATCGGAAAGTCCTAGAGTAGGAACTGTATGCTCTATTTACTTGGCAAGCTGTGTATGTATCAGCTTTATATTATGGCAGCGAAATTGGCAAACACTTCCATACAGTGAATTGACAATAAGTAAACATTACCACAAATATAGTTTTTAACCCTTGTAATTATCGTGTAGGATCTGGAGGAGGACCACGCCTGCATCCCGATCAAGAAGTCCGACCCCGTGGTGTCGTACCGCGAGACTGTGGCCGAGGAGTCCGACCAAATGTGTCTGTCCAAGTCACCCAACAAGCACAACCGTCTCTTCATGAAGGCGCAACCCATGCCCGACGGTCTGGCCGAGGACATTGATGACGTAAGCATGTTCCTTTTACTGACGTCTGGAGTTGGTAGCTATTTACACCCCCCTTACTTCCATCCCTCCCAGTCCCTTATCTTCCTTCTTCAAGAGCTGATTTCGAGGTTGTTGTTTATAAAAGTTGTGACTTGTGAATTGCTGTTTGCCTCTCTTTCATAAAccaaatttgataaaaaaatgtggCCCTTGTAAAAATAAGTAACTGCTTTGTCTCAAACACTTgttaaatatatcaaaaaatgtttagtTGATGCATAAAAGAATAACAAGCGTCCATCTGGTTGTGTTTAGTAGGAACATTTCCCATTTATGATAACTTTGTAATAATGTTATGTCGTTGTTTTGGTCGCATCTAGGGTAAAGTGAATCCCCGCGACGACTTCAAGACCCGCGCTCGCTACCTGTCGGACAAGTACGAGTACGACGTGACGGAGGCGCGCAAGATCTGGTGCTTCGGTCCCGAGGGCACGGGGCCCAACCTCATGGTGGACTGCTCCAAGGGCGTGCAGTACCTCAACGAGATCAAGGACTCCGTCGTGGCCGGCTTCCAGTGGGCCGCCAAGGAGGGCGTCATGGCCGAGGAGAACCTGCGCGGCGTGCGCTTCAACATCTACGACGTCACGCTACACACGGACGCTATCCACAGGTGCCGCCCATATTCTAGCTAGCTGATTGTACCGTTCTATTATTTTTAACCCGGGCTTTGACTCCTTTGACCGCCACAGTCATCAGTAGCCGACAAAAGTAGATTGTTAactaagggatgaaaggcagtctcggactattggcaaCTACCTGGACAggaatggtgcctttcacccgagttaaacactacgttttatttcgaatacgaggaaagtaaaatacatgtgcatttaaaaaaacacgactaagtataaacttcaatagggtactttcaatttacaatttaggcaaaagtatctttatttattggaatggggagttattagaatggaaattgtacaaaaaatgcattaaaaaccaaattttaattgcttttcgtaaaaaataagaaaaaaacgtactttcaaaataaaatgcttagtgcagaaacgtatcattttctacaCACttcttagaacaacaacgatCCACTTTCAgcgcatgagaaatgaaaagataTAAAATGATCCTTAAAACCTAATAATATTGCGTGTTATGTGAAATAGTCGCGGTGGTCAAAAGAGGTCCTACTGTTCGTTTACGAGTAACGACACCAACAACGCTATTTGGTGACCTTGAAATTCATTTTGGGTAGTTGTTGAAGTTAGTTGTTACTAATCCTGTCTAAGAGCCAGAATTAATTTTATCATGTCGCATCTCTAGCACTTGAGCACTTGAAAATCGACGCCTAATCAAAATACTCTCTTAGCCTTTGCTgataataaagttttaattaaatacttgaTCGAGATTGTAGCAAGTGTAATGTATTGCAGAGGTGGCGGTCAGATCATTCCAACGACGAGGAGATGCCTGTACGCGTGCCTGCTCACCGCACAGCCGCGTCTCATGGAGCCCGTCTACCTGTGCGAGATCCAGGTAACATTGCCTCTGTCCTGTCTCACCCACAATGTCGCGTTCAAAATCTTCTAATCAACCAACCTGAATTTTGTTGAAGAGGAAAAATGGTTGGTCACTGAAAGTATGAAAAGCAATGATTAAAGTATTATAAAAGCAGACTTGTTTGTGCTGGTTATATCCAAGGGTCGTAGCCAAGACTATAATTGTTTAACGGAAAACTTCAATCGAAAAAtgaatatacacggtggctacaAAATAAGTGCATCCACGtagccagggaggttttgggattatactgagcaacttttactatgggaaacattttggctggtccatttctatgggagggtaaaatttcgcaatttcgtagttggtcccatactaaaagttactcagtataatcccaaaaccaccctggcaacgggaatgcacttattttttagccaccgtgtatatcgaGAATGACAGATGCGAACAAAAAGTTACGTgttcattttcatacaatttaaatttctaTTGGCATTTGGTATTATAATTCGTATTGGCGACGATTGTCATTTGTTTGTCATTAGTTGAATCTGCAATTTTGCTTTTCATCCTTTTGTTGTGTCTTGCAGTCCACTCCTGCATGGGTACCCACGTTTATCCTGAGCGTGGCTAGCATGTCTGATAGCACCGCCTTTCCGAAACGTGGCAGATCAACAGTTCTTTGTTTTGgcattgtcacccgacataCACTTTGCCTGAATAGGGGGACTaacaatatttcaaattatAACACGAATTATTGGCACCAAGATTATTCAAATTATAAAGGggaggaaaaaaataattgtaaattctATAAAACCTACCTGCATGGTGTGACCCCTTGTAGTTTCTTCAAATTTCGCCATCGATATATGAAGCTGAGCTGCTAACAAATCTAAACAGGCCTCTGTTGTCAGGTAGAgtgagtgcatgttcagatggTGATTGTACaaaatttgcatacaatttttttttgtacgcaaaaatacaaatttaatcttTCTCACTTTTTTATGGTAATTATTATTGAAGTATCTATTATGACATTGATGACTTTATGTGCCATTATTAGAATTACGTTGATAATAAAGCTGAAATTAGGTTCTGTTTGGCTTatctatacaatacaatattggTTGTATTCGTTAGTGCCCTGAAGTGGCCGTGGGCGGCATCTACGGCGTGCTGAACCGTCGGCGCGGGCACGTGTTCGAGGAGTCGCAGGTGGCCGGCACGCCCATGTTCGTGGTGAAGGCCTACCTGCCCGTCAACGAGTCCTTCGGCTTCACGGCCGACCTGCGCTCCAACACCGGCGGCCAGGCCTTCCCGCAGTGCGTGTTCGACCACTGGCAGGTGCTGCCCGGCGACCCCTGCGAGGCCGGCAGCAAGCCCTACGCTGTTGTCCAGGTGAGACCCTAGCCCATAAGTATTCTATCAGCCAGGGACCCGCCCGCCGGTATCCTCTTCGAGGGTTTTGGAAAGGGTTTTTGCAAggctttgatatttttagttttagttttagtcgtgtgtcctatataatatatagaatactagcttttgcccgcgacttcgtctgcgtggacttagtaacctcagttagagtaagtatagcgcctggataaagtctaatagcaatcattcaatttgagcataatattgtttacacaaataatcaggcattttattaattatctcaattccaccccgcatttgaccctcttaagggatgattttcggcataaaaactatcctgtccttcCCAGGAACTcaaaaactatctctatgctaaatttcaact
Encoded here:
- the LOC134749781 gene encoding translation elongation factor 2; its protein translation is MVNFTVDEIRGMMDKKRNIRNMSVIAHVDHGKSTLTDSLVSKAGIIAGARAGETRFTDTRKDEQDRCITIKSTAISMFFELEEKDMVFITNPDQREKGEKGFLINLIDSPGHVDFSSEVTAALRVTDGALVVVDCVSGVCVQTETVLRQAIAERIKPILFMNKMDRALLELQLESEELYQTFQRIVENVNVIIATYNDDGGPMGEVRVDPSKGSVGFGSGLHGWAFTLKQFAEMYADKFKIDLVKLMNRLWGENFFNAKTKKWAKQKDAENKRSFCMYVLDPIYKVFDAIMNFKKDEIESLLTKIGVTIKHEDADKDGKALLKVVMRSWLPAGEALLQMIAIHLPSPVVAQKYRMEMLYEGPHDDEAAMGIKSCDPEAPLMMYVSKMVPTSDKGRFYAFGRVFSGKVITGQKARIMGPNFQPGKKEDVYEKTIQRTILMMGRYVEAIEDVPSGNICGLVGVDQFLVKTGTITTFKNAHNMKVMKFSVSPVVRVAVEPKNPADLPKLVEGLKRLAKSDPMVQCINEESGEHIVAGAGELHLEICLKDLEEDHACIPIKKSDPVVSYRETVAEESDQMCLSKSPNKHNRLFMKAQPMPDGLAEDIDDGKVNPRDDFKTRARYLSDKYEYDVTEARKIWCFGPEGTGPNLMVDCSKGVQYLNEIKDSVVAGFQWAAKEGVMAEENLRGVRFNIYDVTLHTDAIHRGGGQIIPTTRRCLYACLLTAQPRLMEPVYLCEIQCPEVAVGGIYGVLNRRRGHVFEESQVAGTPMFVVKAYLPVNESFGFTADLRSNTGGQAFPQCVFDHWQVLPGDPCEAGSKPYAVVQDTRKRKGLKEGLPDVNQYLDKL